A genomic window from Gymnodinialimonas ceratoperidinii includes:
- a CDS encoding aspartate aminotransferase family protein: protein MALDRSNPVPNDLSAFWMPFSSNRQFKKQPRMFVGADKMHYTTADGRQVLDGTAGLWCCNAGHNQPRIVEAIQKQAAEMDYAPAFQMGHPKAFELANRLRDMAPKPFEHVFYTNSGSESVETALKIAIAYQRAIGQGSRTRLIGRERGYHGVNFGGISVGGIVNNRKVFGSLLTGVDHLPHTHLPDQNRFVKGQPEHGAHLAEELERIVALHGAETIAACIVEPMAGSTGVLMPPKGYLEKLREICTKHGIILIFDEVITGFGRLGSSFAAEHYNVMPDLITTAKGLTNGVIPMGAVLATKEIHDAFMTGPEHLIELFHGYTYSGNPVASAAGLATLETYKEDGLFERAAELAPYWADGVHSLRDCPHVIDIRSEGLIGAIELEPIASEPTKRAFQAFLDCYDKGVLIRTTGDIIAMSPPLIISKSEIDQLFGTLRDVLQNLQ, encoded by the coding sequence ATGGCTCTCGACCGCAGCAACCCGGTCCCCAACGACCTCAGCGCCTTCTGGATGCCGTTTTCGTCCAATCGCCAGTTCAAGAAGCAGCCGCGGATGTTCGTGGGCGCGGACAAGATGCATTACACCACCGCCGACGGGCGGCAGGTGCTGGACGGTACCGCCGGCCTTTGGTGCTGCAACGCGGGCCACAACCAGCCGCGCATTGTCGAGGCGATCCAGAAGCAGGCCGCCGAGATGGATTACGCGCCGGCCTTCCAGATGGGTCACCCCAAGGCGTTTGAGCTCGCCAACCGCCTGCGCGACATGGCGCCCAAGCCTTTCGAGCATGTTTTCTACACCAACTCCGGCTCGGAAAGCGTTGAGACCGCTCTGAAAATCGCCATCGCCTACCAGCGCGCCATCGGCCAAGGCTCCCGTACCCGGCTGATCGGGCGCGAGCGGGGCTATCATGGTGTGAACTTCGGCGGCATCAGCGTGGGCGGCATCGTCAACAACCGCAAGGTGTTCGGCTCACTCCTGACCGGCGTGGACCACCTGCCGCATACGCATCTGCCGGACCAGAACCGCTTCGTGAAGGGTCAGCCCGAACATGGCGCGCATCTGGCCGAAGAACTCGAGCGGATCGTGGCGCTCCACGGCGCCGAGACCATCGCGGCCTGCATCGTCGAACCGATGGCAGGCTCCACCGGCGTGCTGATGCCGCCCAAGGGCTACCTCGAGAAGCTGCGCGAGATCTGCACGAAGCACGGCATCATCCTTATCTTCGACGAGGTGATCACCGGCTTTGGGCGTCTGGGCTCCAGCTTCGCGGCTGAGCATTACAACGTGATGCCGGACCTCATCACCACCGCCAAGGGCCTGACGAATGGTGTCATTCCCATGGGCGCGGTGCTGGCGACTAAAGAGATCCACGACGCCTTCATGACCGGGCCGGAGCACCTGATCGAGCTCTTCCACGGGTACACCTATTCCGGCAATCCCGTCGCCTCGGCCGCCGGACTCGCGACGCTGGAGACGTACAAGGAGGATGGCCTGTTTGAGCGCGCGGCCGAACTGGCACCCTATTGGGCCGACGGGGTCCACTCCCTGCGCGATTGCCCCCATGTGATCGACATCCGGTCCGAGGGTCTGATCGGCGCGATCGAGCTGGAGCCCATCGCGAGCGAGCCGACCAAGCGCGCCTTCCAGGCGTTCCTCGACTGCTATGACAAGGGCGTTTTGATCCGGACTACGGGTGACATCATCGCCATGTCCCCGCCGCTCATCATCTCGAAAAGCGAAATAGATCAACTGTTTGGCACCCTGCGCGACGTGTTGCAAAACTTGCAGTAG
- a CDS encoding VOC family protein: MIDRLDHVNLRTAQLDAMIAWYEHILQLRSGPRPGFPFPGAWMYAGEMPVVHLVGVEQAPPTADNLALEHAAFSAKGLREFVARLQEAGEAMRLVRVPDMPLVQVNVWDPDGNHLHIDFHASEADGLDFEEFNTSQIKA, from the coding sequence ATGATCGACCGGCTCGACCACGTGAACCTGCGCACGGCGCAGCTTGATGCGATGATCGCGTGGTACGAGCATATCTTGCAGCTGAGAAGCGGCCCCCGTCCGGGGTTCCCGTTTCCCGGCGCATGGATGTATGCGGGCGAGATGCCGGTCGTGCATCTGGTCGGCGTCGAACAGGCGCCGCCCACGGCCGATAACCTGGCGCTGGAACACGCCGCCTTCAGCGCCAAGGGGCTGCGGGAATTCGTGGCGCGCTTGCAAGAGGCGGGCGAGGCCATGCGTCTGGTGCGGGTGCCGGACATGCCCTTGGTTCAGGTTAACGTCTGGGATCCGGACGGGAACCACCTGCATATCGATTTTCACGCTTCCGAGGCTGACGGCCTCGACTTCGAAGAGTTCAACACGTCGCAGATCAAGGCGTAA
- a CDS encoding TetR family transcriptional regulator C-terminal domain-containing protein produces MNAPRPRTRIQEKNRALVLGAALEVFSAHGFRGSTLDAIAKEAGLSKPNLLYYFASKEEIHVTLLAGLVDKWLAPLRALRADGDPQEELLAYVRRKLQMSRDFPRESRLFAQEIVQGAPRMSDGLRSDLRPLVDEKAEVIRGWMEAGKIAPSDPHHLIFSIWSLTQHYADFDAQIRAVLGEARDPLDEAEIFLGTLFSRLLTP; encoded by the coding sequence ATGAACGCTCCCAGACCCCGCACCCGCATCCAGGAAAAAAACCGCGCCCTCGTGCTCGGCGCGGCGCTGGAGGTTTTCTCTGCCCATGGTTTCCGCGGGTCGACGCTGGACGCCATCGCCAAGGAGGCGGGGCTCTCGAAGCCGAACCTGCTCTATTACTTTGCCTCGAAGGAAGAGATCCACGTAACGCTACTGGCGGGCCTCGTGGACAAGTGGCTCGCGCCTCTGCGGGCCTTGCGTGCGGACGGCGATCCGCAGGAGGAGTTGCTCGCCTACGTGCGCCGCAAATTGCAGATGAGCCGCGATTTTCCGCGCGAATCCAGATTGTTCGCGCAAGAAATCGTGCAAGGCGCGCCGCGCATGTCTGACGGCCTGCGGTCCGATCTGCGCCCTCTGGTGGATGAGAAAGCCGAAGTTATCCGCGGCTGGATGGAGGCGGGCAAGATCGCGCCCTCGGACCCGCATCATCTGATCTTTTCGATCTGGTCGCTGACCCAGCATTATGCCGATTTCGATGCCCAGATCAGGGCGGTTTTGGGAGAGGCGCGCGATCCGCTGGACGAGGCCGAGATCTTCCTCGGCACGCTGTTCTCGCGACTGCTTACGCCTTGA
- the preA gene encoding NAD-dependent dihydropyrimidine dehydrogenase subunit PreA, with the protein MADLTSNFIGISSPNPFWLASAPPTDKEYNVRRAFEAGWGGVVWKTLGSEGPPVVNVNGPRYGAIHGADRRLLALNNIELITDRDLYTNLEEIKRVKADYPDRAIIVSIMVPCEEEAWKAILPLVEETGADGIELNFGCPHGMSERGMGAAVGQVPEYIEMVTRWCKQYYSKPVIVKLTPNITDIRKPAEAAHRGGADAVSLINTINSITSVNLDTMSPEPSIDGKGSHGGLCGPAVKPIAMSMVSEIARNAETRNLPISGIGGVTTWRDAAEFMSLGAGNVQVCTAAMTYGFKIVQEMISGLSQYLDEKEMSLDDLVGRAVPNVTDWQYLNLNYVAKARIDQDLCIACGRCYAACEDTSHQAIGMSADRVFEVLDDECVACNLCVNVCPVEDCITMVELAPGTLDERTGQPVRPEYANWTTHPNNPGRVEAAE; encoded by the coding sequence ATGGCTGACCTCACCTCCAACTTCATCGGCATCTCATCGCCCAACCCCTTCTGGCTCGCCTCCGCGCCGCCGACGGACAAGGAATACAACGTGCGCCGCGCCTTCGAGGCCGGTTGGGGCGGCGTCGTCTGGAAAACGCTCGGCTCCGAGGGGCCGCCCGTGGTCAACGTCAACGGCCCGCGCTACGGGGCGATCCACGGGGCCGACCGGCGGCTGCTGGCGCTTAACAACATCGAGCTGATCACCGACCGGGACCTCTACACCAACCTCGAGGAAATCAAACGCGTGAAGGCCGACTACCCGGACCGCGCGATCATCGTCTCGATCATGGTGCCTTGCGAGGAGGAGGCGTGGAAAGCGATCCTGCCGCTGGTGGAAGAGACCGGGGCCGATGGGATCGAGCTGAACTTCGGCTGCCCCCATGGCATGTCCGAGCGCGGCATGGGCGCGGCGGTGGGGCAGGTGCCGGAATACATCGAGATGGTGACCCGCTGGTGCAAGCAATACTACTCCAAGCCTGTCATCGTGAAGCTGACCCCCAACATCACCGACATCCGTAAGCCCGCCGAGGCCGCGCATCGGGGCGGGGCGGACGCGGTTTCGCTGATCAACACGATCAACTCCATCACCTCGGTCAACCTCGACACGATGTCGCCCGAGCCGTCGATTGACGGAAAGGGCTCCCACGGCGGGCTCTGCGGCCCGGCGGTCAAGCCCATTGCCATGTCGATGGTGTCCGAAATCGCGCGCAATGCCGAGACCCGCAACCTGCCGATCTCGGGCATTGGCGGTGTCACCACGTGGCGCGACGCGGCAGAGTTCATGTCGCTCGGCGCTGGGAACGTGCAGGTCTGCACCGCCGCGATGACTTACGGCTTCAAGATCGTGCAGGAGATGATCTCGGGCCTGTCGCAATACCTCGACGAAAAGGAAATGTCGCTCGATGACCTCGTCGGCCGCGCCGTGCCGAACGTGACCGATTGGCAGTACCTGAACCTCAATTACGTCGCCAAGGCGCGGATCGACCAGGACCTCTGCATCGCGTGCGGCCGCTGCTATGCCGCTTGCGAAGACACGTCGCACCAAGCCATCGGTATGTCCGCGGACCGGGTGTTCGAGGTGCTGGATGACGAATGCGTCGCCTGCAACCTCTGCGTCAACGTCTGCCCGGTCGAGGACTGCATCACGATGGTGGAGTTGGCACCCGGAACGCTGGACGAGCGCACGGGCCAGCCTGTCCGGCCGGAATACGCCAATTGGACGACGCACCCCAACAATCCCGGACGGGTAGAGGCGGCTGAATGA